GTTCGACGCTGTTTCCAAAAAACTCCCTCGCTCACGCTTCGGGTTAGGATTTCCGGAGCCGGCGGTTTGGCTCTTCCTTGGCCATGGCCGGCAGGGAACCTTTTGTTGCTGCGCCACACTGGCGTCCTGGCGCTTCGCGCGGGTGGAAGTCTGGGAACCGCGCCGCAAGCCATCGTGCCACCCGGTCGCGTCCGGCTACGCTCTTTTCGAGTTCCTCCTGGGGACGGCGAAACCATGGCCGGTTTGCCGGGGTTTGGTTTAAGAGGGGAATGTTGCGCGCGGGCTCCGATGTGGCAACGGCTGCCTGGGTAACCTGGGTTGTCCAAATGACCCCGGAGCCGCCAATTACCGTAATGACTTAGGTTTTGGTGGCGGATACAATAAGTAGGCTTCGGGCGGAATCTCCGCTCGCAGCCCACGCCCGACCAGCGCCCGCCCCGTGTGGGTGTCACACCGCTGAGGATTCGATGCCCTCCTCCCGATCGTATCCGCGGTCTGCGCGACCGCCTCTGGTGACGAGAAACCGCCGAGCCGTGGCTTGGGGCGGGATGCTCGTCCTCTTGGTCTTGCTGGCTGGGGCCGGCGGGCTCGTCTATTTCTTCCTTCCGCTGGGGGGGGACGGCCAGGCCCGGGCCGACTATCTGACGCACCACGTCGAGCGCGGCAAGTTCCTGTACGAGGTGACCGAGCGCGGTGAGATCGAAAGTTCGAGCAACGTCGAGGTGCGCTGCGAGGTGCAGTCGCGGAACACCGGGGGGACGGCCATTCTCGAGATCGTGCCCGAGGGGACCTATGTCGAGAAGAGGGAGCTGATTGCCCGGCTCGACAAGTCGGCGCTTGAGAATGAATACAACCAGCAGCAGATCACCTGCAACGCGAGCAATGCGTCGGTGATTCAGGCGCAGAGCGCCTTGGCCACGGCCCAGATCGCGCGGCGCGAATATCTCGACGGCACGTTTCGCCAGGACGAGCAGATTCTGTTGGGCGAGATTTCCGTGGCGGAGGAGAATCTCCGCCGCGCCGAGGATTATGCCGGCTATAGCCAGAAGCTGGCCGCCAAGGACTTCGTGACGCAATTGCAGCTCGAGGCGGATCTGTTCGCCGTCGAAAAGGCGAAGATGGATCTCGCTACGGCCAAGACCAAGATCGAGGTAATGCGCGAGTTCACCAAGGCCAAGATGCTCACGCAGCTCGAGGCCGACATCAAGATCGCCGAGGCCAATCTCGCGTCGAACGAGAACGTGAAGCGGCTCGACGAAGAAAAACTGGCTCTGATTCAAGCCCAGATCGACAAGTGTGAGATTCTCGCCCCCTCGGCCGGCCAGGTCGTCTACGCGAACTCGACCGATCGCCGTGGCGACTCGGAAGTGGTGATTCAGGAAGGGGCGCTGATTCGCGAGCGCCAGGTCATCGTGCGCTTGCCCGATCCGAAGCGGATGCAGGTCCGGGCCAAGATCAACGAGGCGCGCGTCGATCGGGTGAAAGAAGGCCAGCCGGTGGTGATTCAGCTCGACGCCTTCCCCGAGAAGAAGCTGCTGGGCAAGGTCCGCCGCGTGGACGACTATCCGATTCCGGCCGGCTGGTTCAGCTCGACCGTGAAGGAGTACGCGACCTATGTCGACATCATCGACCCCCCCGATGGCCTGCGTCCCGGCATGACGGCCCAGGTGCGCATCGAGATTTCGCGAATGCCGGACGTGATCCAGGTGCCGGTGCAAGCGGTGTTCGAGCATGCCAAGCGCCACTATTGTCTGGTGCGCACGGCCAAGGGGCTCGAGCCACGCGAAGTCAAGATCGGCACGACGAACGAGAAGCAGGTCGTGATCCAGGAGGGCTTGTCGGAAAAAGAGATCGTGCTCGTGAATCCGCGGGCGCACGAAGACAGCGTGGCGATGCCGGAAGTCCCCACCCTGCCGGAGCGCCAGGAGCAGATCGCCGCCCGCCCGACCAACGAGGTCGCATCGAACGAGGCGGAGGTTCCATCGAGCAAGACGGCTTCGTCGAGCAAGACCGAAGAATCGAATGGCGGAACCGCCGACGAACCACTCGTCCAGGTCGAAACAGCCAGGCCGGTGGCGGGCAGGGCCGAAGGGGACGACAAGGCCGGTGAGGACGACAGCGCCTCGGGCGATCGCGCGGAACGCCGCAAACGCCGCGAAGAGATGATGGCCATGGGGCCTGCCGGTGCGGCCAAGGCCATGTTCGAGCAGTTCGATGCCGACCACGACGGCAAGCTGACCGAGTCGGAATTGCCGGAACAGATGCGACAGTTCAGTGCCTCGATGGATACCAACAAGGATGGTTCGATCGACGCCGCCGAATTGACTGCGGCCATGCGCCGCTTCGCCGCGATGCGCGCTGGCGCCGGCGGCGGTGCTCCGCCCGCGGGCGGAGCGGGGCTATGAACCTCGCGGTTCGCATCGAAGATCTCAAGAAGGACTATCACCTCTCGGGTGAGGTCGTCCACGCCTTGCGCGGCGTCTCGCTCGATGTGCCCGAGGGGGACTACGTGGCCATCATGGGGCCGTCGGGATCGGGCAAGTCGACGTTGTTGAACCTGCTCGGTTGCCTCGACCGCCCCACGTCGGGGCGATACTTCCTCGGTGGCGACGACGTGGCCGTGATGCACGACGACGAGCTTTCCGAAGTCCGTGCCGGCCGCATCGGCTTCGTCTTTCAGTCGTACAATTTGATCCAGCAGCTCACGGTGATCGAGAACATCGAGGTGCCCCTGTACTACCAGGGGCGCCTCACGCCCGCCTTGCGACAGCGCTGCCGCGACCTGGCCGAGTTGGTCGGTTTAGGAGAACGTCTACGGCACCGGCCGGCGCAGCTCTCCGGTGGTCAGCAGCAGCGCGCCGCGATCGCCCGCAGCCTGGCGAACGATCCTCGTTTCATCCTGGCGGACGAGCCGACGGGCAATCTCGATTCGGTGACCACGGCCGAGATTCTCGACCTGCTCGAACGGCTCAACGCCGACGGCAAGACCGTGATCATGGTGACGCACGAAGACGACGTCGCGCAGCACGCCAAGCGCATCATTCGTTTGAAGGATGGCCTGCTGCAATCGGACGTGCGCCGCGCGGCGGTCGAGTCGAATCAGAAAACGAACGGCGCCGTGTCGATCGTGTGAGATTTTGCACGCGCGCGGAGTCGTGGAGAGATGGGGCCGGGAATGGCGTGATTGACAGAAAGTCGACCAATTCCTCTTGTCGCTGCGCGACACCGACCATTTTGCGACTTGGAGTTGTTTGGTGACCGCTGGTTTGCTCCGCAAAATGATCGGTGCTACCCGAACGTGTGCGGTGCATGAATTGCATAACGCAAGAGTCTTCGTGGCTCCGCGCCTCTGCGTGAGAGGCGCAAACGCTCGCTACAGAAAGATGTTGCCGTGTTGTCGTTGTGGTTGAGAACGTGGCTGCTGGGGGTGAAGAGCCTGCTCTTGCACCCTTTGCGCTCGTTGCTCACCGTGCTGGGCATCTTCATCGGCGTATCGAGCGTGATCTGGCTGCTCGCCATCGGCGAAGGCATCAGCCGCAAGGCGCAGGAACAGATCGAAGGTCTCGGGGCGGACAATATCATCATCCGCTCGATCAAGCCCCCCGATGCCAGCATCGTGGTGAGTCGAGGACCGACGCCTTATGGGCTGACTCGCGCCGATTTCGAGCTGCTGACGACGACCGTCCCCACGATCGAACGCGCGCTGCCGATCCGCGAGTTGCGGCGACAGTTTTCATTCTACGACCGCACGCTCGACGGACGGCTCGTCGGCTGCACGCCCGAGTATGCCGAAGTGACGCAATTGCGCGTCGATCGCGGGCACTTTCTCACCGACGCGGAATTGTCGCAGCGCGAGAACGTGTGCGTCCTTTCGGCGGGCGCCGCCGAACGGTTGTTTCCCTTCGAAGACCCGCTCGGCCGCGCCATCCACGTGGAAGAGGCCTACTACGTCGTCGTGGGCGTGATGAAGCATCGCGATCCGACGGCGGCGGTCGGTGGTTCGTTCTCGGCCCAGGATTTTTCGAGCGACGTCTACATACCGATCACGACGCTCTGGAACCGCATCGGCGATTCGATCGTCACGCGTCGCAGCGGCTCGTTTGAAGGCGAAATCGTCGAGCTCAGCCAGATCACGCTGCGCGTGAATAGCGTCGATAACGTCATCGCGACTTCCGAGTTGGTGAAAGAAACGCTGGCGGGGCGCCACCGCTCGCAAGACTGGGGCGTCACCGTGCCGCTCGAGCTGCTCGAGCAGGCCAAGACCACGCGGCTCATGTTCATCGTCTTCATGGGCTTGATCGCCGCGATCTCGCTGGTCGTGGGAGGCATCGGCATCATGAACATCATGCTGGCCACGGTGACGGAGCGCACCCGGGAGATCGGTATCCGCCGCGCCCTGGGGGCCAAACGGAGCGACATCACGCGGCAGTTTCTGGCCGAGACGATCGTGCTGTCGGTAGTCGGCGGGGCGACGGGCGTCTTGGGGGGCCTGACGTGTGGGCCCGTCACCGATTGGGCGCGCCTGCTGGTCGAGAACGCCTTTCCACGGGTGATGGCCGATCTGCCCCCCGTCATTCAGACGGTGGTGCCAGTCGTGGTGCCGTGGTCCATTCCCCTGGCGTTCGGCATCTCGGTGGGGGTGGGGGTGATTTTCGGGCTCTACCCCGCGATGCGCGCGGCGGCGATGGATCCGATCGAGGCGCTGCGGCACGAGTAGCGTTCGATAAGCAGCATTTGCCTCGGCCGGTCCGTGGCAAATCCATACATGCTCTTGTCGCTGTGCGGAGCTGAATCACCAAGAGAATAGAACGCACTGCGCCAATCTCTTGCCGATCGGGATGGGGCAAGCCAGCAGTGCCACACGGCTGCTCTTTCCGATAGTCATGCCTTGCCAGCGGGCTCGCTGCCGCCGACAATAGCGAGACTTGCCCAGAGCTGCGCCGCATCCGGGCCACGTATCGATCCGCCTGCCGCCGCGCCACCAGAAGAGGCCCCTCGCCATGGCAGACTTTCTTTACGGGCTGAACACCAGCACCATTCAGCCTGCCCCCTTGATGGACAAGATCCGCATTGCGCACGAGGCGGGTTACGACGCCATCGAGCTGTGGATCAACGACGTCGAGAAGTATCAGGAAGAAGGGCATCCCGTTTCCAACGTCCGCAAGGCGCTCGACGATGCGGGGCTGCAGCGGCCGAGCATGATCTCGCTGCGCGACTGGTGCGAGCCGGACGACGACAAATTCCAAGCGGCGCTGGACGTGTGCAAGCGGCGTCTCGACGTGGCCCGCGAGTTGGGGGTTGAACGGATCGTGGCCGGTCCCCCCGGGGGGGTCGTGCCGCTCGAATTGGCCATCGCACGCTACAACGAGCTGCTCGAGCTGAGCGTCCAGCGTGGAGTGCCCGCCTCGGTCGAGTTTCTCGGCTTCGTAAAAGGCATCAATCGCCTCGAAGAGGCCTGGGCCATCGCCGCGGGGACTCATCAGTCGACCGCCACCGTCACGCCCGACGCCTGGCACATGTTCCGCGGCGGAACCGATTGGGCCGTGCTCGATTCGATTCCGGCCGACCACATCTCGTGCTTCCACTGGAACGATGCCCCCGCCGAGCCCCCGCGCGAGAAGCAGGACGACTCGCATCGAGTCTATCCCGGCGACGGCATCCTCGATCTGAAGAAGCTCGCCAGCCAGCTCCGCGCCAAGGATTGGCACGGCGTGCTATCACTCGAACTCTTCAACCGCGACTATTGGGGGCAGGATCCACTCGAAGTGGCGCGGACGGGGTTGGCCAAGATGAAAGCTAGCGTGGCCTGACGCGATGCCTGCCTCTGCCTCCACGCTTCGAGAGTCTGAATCGAGCGGTGCCGCGCGCCGTACCACGGCGCCGCCGATCGTCGAAGTCGATCGGCTCACCAAAACCTACGGCGATTTCACCGCGCTCGCCGACTGCTCGCTCACCGTCGGCCGGGGGGAGATCTTCGGCCTGCTCGGCCCCAACGGCTCGGGCAAGACCACGTTCATCCGCCTGCTGATGGGGTTCCTGCGTCCGACCAGTGGCTCGGCGCGGATCGAAGGGCTCGACTCCTATCGCGACTCGGTGAAAGTACACCGGCACGTCGCCTACCTGCCGGGCGATGCGCGGCTGTTCCGCACGATGCGCGCCCGAGAGGTGCTGCGATTCTTCTGCAACATTCGCCCGGGCACGAGCTATGCCCGCGCCATTGCCCTGGCCGAACGTCTCGAGATCAACCTGACGCGGCAAGTGGCGGTTTTCTCGACCGGCATGCGGCAGAAGTTGGCCCTGGCGGCGACGCTGGCGGCCGAGACACCACTGGTGATCCTCGACGAGCCGACGGCGAATCTCGACCCGACGGTCCGCGCCGATGTGCTCGCCCTGGTGCGTGAGGCGCAGGCCGGCGGCAGCACGGTCATCTTCTCGTCCCACGTGCTCAGCGAGATCGAAGAGATCTGCGATCGGGTCGTCATCCTCCGCAACGGTCAACTCGTGCATACGCAGGCCATGTCCGATTTGCGGCGGCAGCACCGCATCCGCGCCCGGCTGACGGGGACCTTGGTACCACCGCCCGAGCATCTCGCCGACGAGCTGGTGATCGAAACGGGAGACGACGGCGAACTGGTAATCCTCACGCCGGGCGAACTATCTCCCTTGCTCGGCTGGCTCGCGCGCTTGCCCCTGGCCGAAGTTCAGATCGAGCCGATCGGTCTCCGCGCCATTTACGAGAAGTTCCACGCTGCCGAATCCACCTGATGCCGATGGAATGCGCTTCCGGGCAAGCGATTTGATCGCCCGCAGGAAAGCTGGCCGGAATTCGGCAGGAAAGCACCCATGAATCGTGCCCTTTGGTTCAAGTCGATCCGTGAAGCGCGGCTCCTGCTCCTGTCTTGCGCCGTGCTCATGTTCATCTTCAATTGGATCTTCGTCTGGGTCACCAGCCTCGTCGATCTCAGCGCGCTGCGGATCTTTCTCAAGGCGCTGCCCCCCGAGATGCAAAACCTGTCGGGCGTGTCGGTCGACGAGGTGGCCACCTACTCGGGACGAATTGCCCTGGCCTATGTCGATCCCGTCGTGTTGATGGTGGCTGCCGTGTGGGCCATCTCGCGCGGTTCCGACGCCGTCAGCGGCGAAATCAATCGGGGCACGATGGAGTTGCTCATCGCGCAGCCCGTGCGACGCTTTACCGTGCTGTGGACCCAGGCCACGGTAACCATCGTCGGGGGCATGCTGATCGCTGCGTCCTGTCTGCTTGGCACCGCGATGGGGCTTTGGACCATCGAATTCGACGAGCCGATCAAGGCCGCAACGTTCATTCCCGCGGCGACGAATATCTTCGGACTGATCTTTTTCCTGGCTGGCACGAGCACGCTCGCCTCGTCCTGGGAGAGTTATCGCTGGCGCACCGTGGGCCTGATGGGGGGCGTGTTCATCATCGGCCTGATTATCAAGGTCATGGCACGAACCGTGTCGAAGCTCGACTGGCTGGCCTACTTCACGTTCTTTGGCGCCTTCGAACCCCAGGCGATGGTCAGCAACACCGATCGCGCCTGGGAACTGGTGCTGCGCTACAACAGCCTTCTGCTGGGCATGGGCCTGGCCGCGTACATCGCTGCCACGGTCATCTTCTGCCGCCGCGACCTGCCTGCACCGCTTTGAACTTGCGCGCTCCTTGAAAACCGAAGGGCTCACGCGGCGCGAAGCCGCTGAGAGATAGACGCTTGAAGGTAGCGGGGAGCAGCTTACGCCTTGATGTTGCGGTCGAGCGGTGAGGATAGCAGATGATTTTCCGGAGCGGCGTTTCCAACGTGCTGGGCGGGAGTCGGAAAATCGTCCGTGTCACAGAGCGGCCAGAGGTGCCGTGCGGGCATCCAACAAACTTGAACCAAACGTACGACGGCGCAACATCCTCTACCGAAAATACCAGCACATGGCTACCGTGCAGGCGATGAGCACGCCGGCCCAGAGTTTGTCATGCTGCCACCAGGGGCGCATCAACGCTTCATCCTGGGGCGACTGGCGCTCGAAGCGCCCCCAGGTGTACTGCTCGCACCCGGCGTGGCGCTCGTGCTTCGTCAGCAGACTGACCGCGAGCACCAACAGGTAGCAGGCCAGCGTCGTCAGCGCCGCGCGATGAAAGGCCTGTAAGTTGTGGTCGTAGCCGAACCACGCCACCTGCTCGAAGATGATCGAGAAAATCGGGCCCGCGATGATACAGGCCAGGGCGGCGGTCCGCGTGACCATCGGCTGCAAGATGCCGGCCACGTAGGCCACGATCACGCCGGGCACCAGGTAGGCGTTGTAATCGGCCATGCGGTTGAAGACGCCCCCCTTCGCCTGGCCGAAGACGAGCGACAGCGCGATCGCCGCGCCGACCATCAAGATCATCGCGCCGCGGCCGATCCAGATCAGTCGACGTTCGGAGGCGTCGGGCTGGATGTACTTTTTGTAGATATCGAAGGTGAAGAGCGTGGCGGTCGAGTTCATCATCGAGTCGATCGTGGAGAGGATGCCCGCCACCAGGCCGGCCATCACCAGCCCAATCAATCCATATCCGGCCGGCAGTAGCTCGCGCGTCAGGCCGGCAAAGGCCGTATCGCTCTCGGTGGCCGGGTCGATCGCCAGGATGTAGGCCGCGGCCATGCCCGGCACGATACAGAGGAACGGAATCAAGAGCTTGAAGAAGCCGGCCGCGATCGTGCCGAGCCGGGCATCCCAATCGGTGCGGGCACTGAGCGTGCGTTGCACCATGAACTGGTTGGTTCCCCAGTAATACATGTGCAAGACCATCAGGCCGCTGAAGACGCCGGTCCAGGGAAGCTCGGGATGGCTTGGCTCGAAGAAGACGTGAAACTTCTCGGGCTGTTTTTCGAGCAGGCCCGACAGGCCACCCACGTTCGGGTGCCAGATGGCCAGGGCGGCGAGCAAGCCACTGGCCAGCAATAGCAGTACGCTTTGCACGACGTCGTTGAAGATGTCGGCCTTCAGCCCGCCATAGAACGTGTATGCTCCGGCGGTCGCCGCCAGCAGGAAGATGGCCGTCTCGTAGCTGATAGCGTACGACGAGCCGGCCGTGAGGGTTGCCACGGTGAGCGCCCCCAGGATCATGGTGCCCACCATCTGGATGAGGAGGAACGCCATGTTGGTGATCGAGTAAACCAACCGGCTGCGATCGTCGAAGCGTCGGCCGAGATACTCGGACAGCGTGTAAAGCCCCATCCGCCGATAGAAGGGCAAAAAGAAGTAGCAGAGCATCATCAGGCCGAAGATGGCGCCGAATTCGAAGTTGGCCTGGGCGAAACCTTCCTTGAGGCCGGCCCCCATCATGCCCACCATGTGATGCGAGCTGATGTTCGTGCCGAAGATCGAGCCGGCCACGGCCCACCAGGCCACCGTCTTGCCGGCGAGATAGTAATCGGTCGTGCTGTCCTCCTTGCGACCGATCCACATGCCGAACAGCGTGACGGCCAGGACGATGCTGAGCAACACCACCACATCGATCAACTGCAACGGCAAACTGGCCGACTGCGCGAACAGCACCGGAACCGATTCAAGCATGAGCGCTCCCACCTGCGAGAAAGTGAGGCTTGAATCTAACCAGACTGGCGGCCGTGTAAAGACGATCCCCTTTTAAACGCACGACCGCGGCCTCAAGATCGAGGCGCGACTCGGCTCCAGCACGCGCGAAGCTACAATCGAGGGGGGTGGTGACGAACGGACTCCAGGGTCACGCGATTGTCATCGTCGAGCACCGGGATCAAGTCACCGTGATGTACTAGAACCGTGGGATTGCAGCCAACCAATGAGCGAAGCGAAGCCATCCACCTTTCTAAGCAATGCCCAGCTCGAAAAGTCGAGCGTCGTGGCCAATTCGCGCATGAATCGCGCACGTGGGCTGGCTGGGGCGAACAGCTATGAGAAAGAATTGGGCCTCAATCCCGTCACGTGGCTGCGATCTCGATCGAGACAAGCAGGCCATGCGGCCTGGCTCGATCTTTGCTGCGGCCGCGGCGAAGCGCTGGTCGAAGCGTCACAAGCATGGAGCAACGATGCCCCGAACCTATTCCTGCACGGAGTCGATCTCGTGGGAATGCTCCGGCCCACTCCACGTGTCCCCTGGCTGAAGCTGGAAGTCGCGTCGTTGCACGAATGGTCGCCACCGCGGCGGTATGATCTCATCACGTGCGTGCATGGTCTGCACTACATCGGCGACAAGCTAGGACTTGTCGAACACGCAATAAGCTGGCTGGAGCCCAACGGGTACCTGCTGGCCCACCTCGATCTCGACAATCTGCGAGGCGACAATGACCGTCCACTCGGTTCGCATTTACGACGAACACTTGAATCGAACGGTTGCAGCTACCACCGCCGCAAACGCTTGCTTTCGCGTAGCGGAAACGCGCCTTGTACTTTCGGCTACCGATACCGAGGAGCCGATGACCGCGCGGGCGCGAACTACACCGGCCAGGAAGCGGTTCACTCGTACTATTCGATCGACCACAGCGCCCCTTAGCTCGCCTTCGATCGCTTTTTCGGCGGCTTGCTCAATTCCTTGAGCGCCCGTTCGTCGCGGCGGATGAACTCGGCCAGCCAGCCCTGTTCGATAACGTTGTCCGTGCGCGCGTTCAAGAGCATGCAGGTTTCGATGCGCAGCTTCAGAGCCCCTTCGTGCTTGCGCTCGGGGTTCAACACGACGTCGAGTAGTTGCAGCGTCTCTTCGAGCTGCCCGGAGTCGAAACGCTCGCGGGCTTTCTTCACGATGCCGTCGGGGCCCCCCGCCAGCTCGACCAGGTCGGCGTGGACGCTCGAGGCCGGCGCGGCGTACATCGTCTGCGGCAACTCATCGAACCAGCCCACGTATCCCTCGTAGATGCCGCGAATCGACCACGTGAGCCGACCATACTGCTCGCCGATCTTGAGCTCGTCGGGCAGCTTGATCTCGCGCATCAGCGTGTGGACATCCTTGCCGGCGTTCATCCCCTTCACCGTCTCGTTGTCGACGTAGCGAATCGCCTCGATGTAGTGGGTCAGCCGCTGCTCGATTTCTTTCGCTCCCTTGATCGGCTCCACGTGGCTCCCCAGCAGGAGCTCGGGATGCCAGGAGCGCACCATCTCGAGCGACTTGATCCACAGCGCGGGCGAGCGGAACTCAGTCCCGCGCAGCGTGTAGATGTTCGGAAACGTTTCGTAGTAGTTGTCTCCCAAGAAGGCGGTTTTCAACTCGGGGATCCAGATGGCCAATTGATCCTGCGTCTCGCCCGGCGCGGCGTGCAGCTCGAACGTCAGTTCGCCCAGCTTGAACGTGTACTCCTTCTCGAAGGTGATCGTGGCGTCGTAATCGGGACGCAACAGTTCTTCGGCCGCCGAGAGGGTGACCGGCAGCGCCAGGTTGTACTGCGCCGCGGCGCGGCGCGCGTGGAAGGCCAGCAGACGGCGATGGTACTCGCGAAACGCCGGATAGTTGGCCTGCGCGATCACCTCGGTGCCGGGCTCGCGCCACTGGCGTATGCCGCCCATGTGATCCGGATGCCCGTGCGTGAGAATGATGTACTTGATCGGCTCCTTGTTCACCGCCTGCAAGAGTTTCTTGTGGCGGCCTGCGAAGGCGCTCGTCGAGGTGTCGATGATGACGTTCCCCGCAGAGGTCGTCACCAGATAGGTATTGCTGAATCCGCTGGCCTGGTAGATGTGGTCGTTGACTTTGAGGGCCTCTTTTTGATCGGCGAAGGCCTGCAAGATATTTTGTTGCGCAATGCCTTGTCCCCAGGCTGTCGCGGGCGTGGCAATGAGCAACAAGCCGATGGCGAACGAGCCCCACCTTCGTCGCGTAACCGCTGGCATAGCGTCTCCCTGACAACATGGATCGAGCACGGACGAGCCACGCCAAAATGGCTCCTCGCATCGGCTCTATCATCCTCGGCCACAAGTATCGCGTCCAATTATTTGCGAAGAGATGCAGAAAGTCGCGGCCACACCGAGTCCTCGGGAGGGAGCGCTACACGGCGCGTACCACCGTTCGGCCTGTACCTAGCTGGCGATTACATCCGTCCATACCAGAAACGAACGCAGTTGATTGACGCCAAACGTCGTGGTCAGCGCGACATCGGCGGCATCGCGTCCGCGAGCCATCAAGATCCGACCGATGCGAGGCTGATTATTCCGTGCGTCGAACGCGTGCCACGCGCCCCCCAGATAAACCTCGAACCAGGCGCTAAAGTCCATCGGATCGGCCGAACGCGGTACGCCGATGTCTCCCAGGTAGCCCGTACAATAGCGCGCTGGAATGTTCAAACTGCGACAGAACGTAATGGCCAGGTGCATGTAGTCGCGGCACACTCCCACGCGCTCGCGAAACACTTCCAGCGCCGTACGGTTGGCCCGCGCTTGCAGGTAGTCGAAGCGAATATGGCAATGAACGTAATCACACACCGCTTGAACAAGTGGCCAGCCCGCCGGCAGATGTCCAAACAGCGACCAGGCCGTGTCGCGTAGCTCGCTATCGACCTCGCAGTAGCGGCTGGCGAGCAGAAACATGAGCACTTCGTGGGGGAGTTCGTTGACTTGATGCTGATAGGCGTTCGGCACCTGTCGATCGGGCTGTCCGTCGTCGGCGATGACAAACTCGTTGCGGAACACGATCGTCCCGCCAGGCACAACCGCCCGACCGCAGCGATTGCCGTAACCGTCGATGTATTCGCAGACAGGAACGTGCGGCGCGATCGTCAGGTTCTCGGGCTCGCGGATCTCGTCGCATCGCGACGGATGCACGTAGGCCATCAGCAGCACCGCGGTCGGCTGCACAAAATCAAGAGCCGCTTCAAAGCCAGCGCGAATAAGCATGTTGTCGAAACAACTTTCCACCGCCATGGAAAAAGAGAGACGTGTCTCCGCGGCGATCAGGGCATCCATCGCCTGAGAGACTGAACGGCG
The sequence above is drawn from the Pirellulales bacterium genome and encodes:
- a CDS encoding sodium/solute symporter (Members of the Solute:Sodium Symporter (SSS), TC 2.A.21 as described in tcdb.org, catalyze solute:Na+ symport. Known solutes for members of the family include sugars, amino acids, nucleosides, inositols, vitamins, urea or anions, depending on the system.) is translated as MLESVPVLFAQSASLPLQLIDVVVLLSIVLAVTLFGMWIGRKEDSTTDYYLAGKTVAWWAVAGSIFGTNISSHHMVGMMGAGLKEGFAQANFEFGAIFGLMMLCYFFLPFYRRMGLYTLSEYLGRRFDDRSRLVYSITNMAFLLIQMVGTMILGALTVATLTAGSSYAISYETAIFLLAATAGAYTFYGGLKADIFNDVVQSVLLLLASGLLAALAIWHPNVGGLSGLLEKQPEKFHVFFEPSHPELPWTGVFSGLMVLHMYYWGTNQFMVQRTLSARTDWDARLGTIAAGFFKLLIPFLCIVPGMAAAYILAIDPATESDTAFAGLTRELLPAGYGLIGLVMAGLVAGILSTIDSMMNSTATLFTFDIYKKYIQPDASERRLIWIGRGAMILMVGAAIALSLVFGQAKGGVFNRMADYNAYLVPGVIVAYVAGILQPMVTRTAALACIIAGPIFSIIFEQVAWFGYDHNLQAFHRAALTTLACYLLVLAVSLLTKHERHAGCEQYTWGRFERQSPQDEALMRPWWQHDKLWAGVLIACTVAMCWYFR
- a CDS encoding class I SAM-dependent methyltransferase; the encoded protein is MSEAKPSTFLSNAQLEKSSVVANSRMNRARGLAGANSYEKELGLNPVTWLRSRSRQAGHAAWLDLCCGRGEALVEASQAWSNDAPNLFLHGVDLVGMLRPTPRVPWLKLEVASLHEWSPPRRYDLITCVHGLHYIGDKLGLVEHAISWLEPNGYLLAHLDLDNLRGDNDRPLGSHLRRTLESNGCSYHRRKRLLSRSGNAPCTFGYRYRGADDRAGANYTGQEAVHSYYSIDHSAP
- a CDS encoding MBL fold metallo-hydrolase, producing MPAVTRRRWGSFAIGLLLIATPATAWGQGIAQQNILQAFADQKEALKVNDHIYQASGFSNTYLVTTSAGNVIIDTSTSAFAGRHKKLLQAVNKEPIKYIILTHGHPDHMGGIRQWREPGTEVIAQANYPAFREYHRRLLAFHARRAAAQYNLALPVTLSAAEELLRPDYDATITFEKEYTFKLGELTFELHAAPGETQDQLAIWIPELKTAFLGDNYYETFPNIYTLRGTEFRSPALWIKSLEMVRSWHPELLLGSHVEPIKGAKEIEQRLTHYIEAIRYVDNETVKGMNAGKDVHTLMREIKLPDELKIGEQYGRLTWSIRGIYEGYVGWFDELPQTMYAAPASSVHADLVELAGGPDGIVKKARERFDSGQLEETLQLLDVVLNPERKHEGALKLRIETCMLLNARTDNVIEQGWLAEFIRRDERALKELSKPPKKRSKAS
- a CDS encoding transglutaminase family protein, yielding MLIRAGFEAALDFVQPTAVLLMAYVHPSRCDEIREPENLTIAPHVPVCEYIDGYGNRCGRAVVPGGTIVFRNEFVIADDGQPDRQVPNAYQHQVNELPHEVLMFLLASRYCEVDSELRDTAWSLFGHLPAGWPLVQAVCDYVHCHIRFDYLQARANRTALEVFRERVGVCRDYMHLAITFCRSLNIPARYCTGYLGDIGVPRSADPMDFSAWFEVYLGGAWHAFDARNNQPRIGRILMARGRDAADVALTTTFGVNQLRSFLVWTDVIAS